The Shewanella japonica genome has a window encoding:
- a CDS encoding ABC transporter transmembrane domain-containing protein has translation MNSTSASDITNIKPEPATQYAVFPWIMGFLKPHKLKVVAAITFLFIGSFAWLSLGQGVKMMVDEGFVADNAERLNEIVLFILGITAISGTAVFCRFYLMTWLGERVIADIRLKVYNHLLNLSPAFFAEQRTGEVISRFTADSTLLQSVVGSSLSMAFRSSVTVTGALVMMAITSLKLTGLVLLAVPLVFVPVILLGKKVREYSRKSQDKVGDLGANIDETLHEIHTVQAYGHEQQDRNVFNQQVEAVMSVAQTRILYRSILISSVMFLSIAAIAVVLWVGAQDVMLQNITAGELSAFMFYAVMAAGSVATISEVFSEIQRASGAAERLIELVNTPIDIPEVKAPKSLPAAINGSLSLESLRFAYPSSNEDVIKGINLEIKAGERVALVGESGAGKSTLFELLLRFYQPKSGKVLLDGVDVAEVTLQQLREQYALVPQESVIFATNVFENVRYGRADATKEEVINACITAKAHEFIQELSDGYDTYLGERGVKLSGGQKQRIAIARAILADRPILLLDEATSALDAVSEVKVKQGLDNLMQGRTTLIIAHRLATVINADRIIVLEKGQVVAIGSHQELMQSSETYKEFASLQLLTDTSI, from the coding sequence TTGAACTCTACCTCAGCAAGTGATATCACCAACATCAAACCTGAACCCGCCACTCAATATGCCGTTTTTCCTTGGATTATGGGATTTTTAAAGCCCCATAAACTAAAAGTGGTTGCCGCTATTACTTTTCTTTTTATTGGCTCTTTTGCTTGGTTGTCTCTTGGCCAAGGGGTCAAAATGATGGTCGATGAAGGCTTTGTTGCAGATAATGCTGAGCGACTCAACGAGATTGTTTTGTTTATTTTGGGCATCACAGCTATCAGCGGCACAGCGGTATTTTGTCGTTTTTATTTGATGACTTGGCTCGGCGAGCGTGTGATTGCGGATATTCGTCTCAAGGTCTATAACCATTTACTTAATCTATCCCCTGCTTTTTTTGCGGAGCAAAGAACGGGTGAAGTAATCTCTCGTTTTACCGCTGACAGTACCTTATTGCAAAGCGTGGTTGGTAGTAGTTTATCGATGGCATTTCGCTCATCAGTTACGGTTACTGGTGCCTTAGTGATGATGGCAATTACCAGCTTAAAGCTGACTGGCCTTGTACTGCTTGCTGTACCTTTAGTGTTTGTACCTGTGATATTACTGGGTAAAAAAGTGCGTGAGTACTCGCGTAAGAGCCAAGATAAAGTTGGCGATTTAGGCGCTAATATTGATGAGACCTTGCATGAGATACACACAGTGCAAGCTTATGGTCACGAGCAACAAGACCGCAATGTATTTAATCAACAGGTTGAAGCGGTGATGTCTGTTGCTCAAACTCGTATTTTATATCGTTCGATATTAATTTCGTCGGTGATGTTTTTAAGTATTGCTGCAATTGCTGTCGTGCTTTGGGTGGGCGCTCAAGATGTCATGTTGCAAAATATTACCGCTGGAGAACTATCCGCATTTATGTTTTACGCTGTTATGGCGGCGGGCTCTGTGGCCACCATTAGTGAAGTTTTTAGTGAAATACAACGAGCTTCAGGTGCAGCTGAACGACTAATTGAGCTGGTCAATACCCCTATTGATATCCCTGAGGTTAAAGCGCCTAAGTCTTTGCCTGCTGCAATCAATGGCAGTTTGTCACTTGAGTCGTTAAGGTTTGCTTACCCAAGTAGTAATGAAGATGTGATTAAGGGAATTAATCTTGAGATCAAAGCGGGTGAAAGAGTGGCATTAGTTGGTGAGAGTGGCGCAGGTAAAAGCACCTTATTTGAACTATTACTGCGATTTTATCAACCTAAATCAGGCAAAGTGCTTTTAGACGGAGTGGATGTGGCTGAAGTCACTTTACAGCAGCTAAGGGAGCAATATGCCTTAGTGCCGCAAGAGTCAGTTATTTTTGCCACTAATGTCTTTGAAAATGTCCGCTACGGGCGAGCTGATGCAACAAAAGAAGAGGTGATAAACGCCTGTATAACAGCAAAAGCCCATGAGTTCATTCAAGAGTTGTCGGATGGATATGATACGTATTTAGGGGAACGTGGGGTTAAGTTGTCTGGCGGACAAAAGCAGCGTATTGCCATTGCTAGAGCTATTCTTGCTGACAGACCAATCCTATTACTTGATGAAGCCACGAGTGCGCTTGATGCTGTTAGCGAAGTAAAAGTTAAGCAAGGCTTAGATAATTTGATGCAAGGTAGAACGACGTTAATTATTGCCCATCGATTAGCGACAGTGATCAATGCTGATAGGATTATTGTGTTAGAAAAGGGTCAAGTGGTGGCGATTGGTTCACATCAAGAGCTTATGCAATCGAGTGAGACCTATAAAGAGTTTGCTAGTTTGCAGTTACTGACTGACACATCAATATAA
- a CDS encoding AMP-binding protein: MAYDAESQLNLDQYHSLVDLIEKTCQQYGNNIAYACLGKNTTFKEIESASRHFAAYLQNHTDLTAGDSIAIQLPNITQFVIAAYGAMRAGLVIVNTNPLYTERELIHQFNDSGTKALVVLSDLLPTLNNVVSNTGISLVISTHALDLISPQPQIDTPFNKIEFNQMLLEGEQSTFTAVYPKQTDLAALQYTGGTTGLSKGAMLSHRNMLANSAQVKSRIASTMTPGKDVFVAPLPIYHIYAFMVNLVLYFESGSCSVLIPNPRDIPGLIKTMSSYPFTGFAGLNTLFVGLCHQPDFQALDFSRLTITISGGTALTSAAANIWQKTTGCMISEGYGLSETSPVVSLNAPGYQQLGTIGKPVLETQVKILDINDNEVPLGEAGELAVKGPQVMQGYWNKPQETANVMTEDGYFKTGDIAVATPDGFHKIVDRKKDMIIVSGFNVYPNEVEDVLSQHELILECAVVGVSDDKSGEAVKAVIVLKEPTSDDAATKQLISDYCRSQLTAYKIPRLIEFTEQLPKSTVGKILRRELRK, from the coding sequence ATGGCGTATGACGCAGAATCACAGCTCAACTTAGATCAATACCACTCTCTAGTCGATTTAATCGAAAAGACCTGTCAGCAGTACGGAAATAACATTGCTTATGCGTGTTTAGGAAAGAACACCACATTTAAAGAAATCGAGTCCGCCTCACGACATTTTGCTGCGTATCTACAAAATCACACTGATTTAACTGCTGGGGACAGCATTGCTATTCAATTGCCCAATATTACTCAGTTTGTCATTGCCGCATACGGAGCCATGCGAGCAGGGTTGGTTATCGTCAATACAAACCCACTTTATACTGAACGTGAACTGATCCACCAATTTAATGATTCAGGCACTAAAGCCTTGGTTGTACTTTCTGATTTGCTACCCACGCTCAATAATGTCGTCTCAAATACAGGTATTTCATTAGTCATTAGTACCCACGCCTTGGATTTAATTTCGCCTCAACCGCAAATAGATACCCCATTCAATAAAATTGAATTTAATCAAATGCTACTTGAGGGTGAGCAATCCACTTTCACTGCTGTTTACCCAAAACAAACAGATCTAGCCGCACTGCAATACACAGGTGGCACCACTGGCTTATCAAAAGGAGCCATGTTAAGTCATCGCAATATGCTAGCTAACTCGGCTCAAGTAAAATCTAGAATTGCCAGCACGATGACACCAGGTAAAGACGTTTTCGTTGCGCCATTGCCGATATATCACATCTATGCCTTTATGGTGAATCTAGTACTCTATTTCGAATCAGGAAGTTGCTCGGTTTTAATCCCAAACCCAAGAGATATCCCAGGGTTAATTAAGACCATGAGTAGCTACCCTTTCACTGGCTTTGCAGGACTTAACACGTTATTTGTTGGTTTATGCCACCAACCAGATTTTCAAGCACTAGACTTTAGCCGACTCACCATTACCATCTCTGGCGGAACGGCGCTTACAAGTGCTGCAGCAAACATATGGCAAAAAACCACAGGTTGTATGATTTCAGAAGGTTATGGTTTATCAGAGACTTCACCTGTCGTGAGTTTAAATGCTCCTGGTTATCAACAATTAGGCACGATTGGTAAACCCGTTCTCGAAACGCAGGTAAAAATTCTCGATATCAATGATAATGAAGTCCCGCTAGGTGAAGCAGGAGAGCTTGCAGTAAAAGGCCCGCAAGTCATGCAAGGCTACTGGAATAAACCGCAAGAAACGGCCAATGTCATGACCGAAGATGGATATTTCAAAACCGGTGACATTGCAGTTGCAACACCTGATGGTTTTCATAAAATTGTCGATCGCAAAAAAGATATGATCATTGTATCAGGGTTTAATGTTTATCCTAACGAAGTTGAGGATGTATTATCGCAGCACGAATTAATCCTTGAATGTGCTGTCGTTGGGGTCAGTGATGATAAATCTGGTGAGGCAGTTAAAGCGGTAATCGTTTTAAAAGAGCCAACATCTGATGATGCAGCCACAAAACAGCTCATTTCAGACTATTGTCGCAGCCAATTAACCGCCTATAAAATTCCAAGGTTAATTGAATTTACCGAGCAACTACCTAAAAGTACCGTTGGTAAAATTCTTAGACGAGAACTCAGAAAATAA
- a CDS encoding TonB-dependent receptor plug domain-containing protein gives MMTNLKKRKFGLNSLSLAVTVALAGSVMSTAAMAEDEEVAENVEKIAVVGSRAAPRSVGESPVPVDIISSDDLRKNGSTDMIDMLVTSVPSFNSRAQPISDAATLVRPVNLRGLPSDSTLILVNGKRRHRASVIAFQGGGINDGAQGPDISVIPSIALKQVEVLRDGAAAQYGSDAIAGVMNFQLKDSAEGGSISISQGEYYEGDGATTTIDGNIGLPLTDAGFVNISAQYKTADATSRSVQRPDAGNLIAQGNTYVNDPAQVWGNPEINDDYTVFVNAGFDLNDNHRIYAFGNVSSREAIGGFYYRNPHNRGNVYSVDGGENLLVGAVNGDQSTCAPVPIPKNADGSDGNVLDTAAYQAMVADANCFSMNQVRPGGYTPQFAGTIEDMSFFAGIEGELGEWMYDASAGTGSNKSSFSLYNSLNPSLGLAVNPEDTQTDFDTGAYEQVETTVNLDFSRYFTLGSIEDISFATGFEWREESFEITQGEEASWIAGPYADQGFNIGSHGFKGFGPGAAGKNDRSNIGIYADVEAYLTDDWLLGVALRYEDFSTFGDTLNYKISTQYSFTDYWSMRASHSTGFRAPTVGQENVVNTQTSIVNGDLIQTFIAPPTDPLAAFYGGEVLEPEESINYAIGTVFEYDDFFLTVDYYNIEVTGRIAQSSQIAVEPEDYDDLRDAGVEFPELISAVTYYTNDFDTTTQGIDIVGSYETELMSGDTMFSLAYGWTDTSVDKFDPETTDEGKVRRLEDGIPAHRATLTWGQTWDDISVSLRGNYFGEYYATHADDTSDWGPETADSAVTVDLEVSYTMFDQLTLSVGANNLFDQEAQELKDGTQGVLGAVYYESGPFDYNGGFYYGKLSYIF, from the coding sequence ATGATGACTAATCTAAAGAAAAGGAAGTTTGGCTTAAATTCGTTAAGTCTTGCTGTAACGGTAGCTTTAGCAGGCTCAGTTATGTCTACAGCAGCAATGGCTGAGGATGAAGAAGTCGCCGAAAATGTTGAAAAAATTGCCGTAGTAGGTAGCCGAGCGGCGCCTCGCTCTGTTGGTGAATCACCCGTGCCAGTAGATATTATCAGTAGTGATGACCTGAGAAAAAATGGCTCAACTGATATGATTGATATGCTGGTGACATCAGTGCCTTCTTTTAACTCGCGTGCCCAACCTATTAGTGATGCCGCCACACTTGTTCGCCCAGTCAATTTACGTGGTCTTCCTTCTGACAGTACCCTGATCCTTGTTAATGGTAAGCGTCGTCACCGTGCTTCTGTTATTGCTTTCCAAGGTGGTGGTATTAACGATGGTGCTCAAGGACCGGATATTTCTGTCATCCCAAGTATTGCGCTTAAGCAAGTTGAAGTATTACGTGATGGTGCTGCGGCACAATACGGTTCTGACGCTATTGCTGGTGTGATGAACTTCCAACTAAAAGATAGTGCTGAAGGGGGGTCAATCAGTATCAGTCAAGGCGAGTACTATGAAGGTGATGGCGCGACAACGACTATCGATGGCAACATTGGGTTACCTTTGACCGATGCTGGCTTTGTTAATATTAGTGCGCAGTATAAAACCGCAGATGCCACCAGTCGCAGTGTGCAGCGTCCTGATGCTGGCAATTTAATCGCACAAGGCAATACTTACGTTAATGATCCTGCTCAAGTTTGGGGTAACCCAGAAATTAATGATGATTACACCGTTTTTGTTAATGCGGGTTTTGACTTAAATGATAATCATCGTATTTATGCATTTGGTAATGTGTCTTCTCGTGAAGCAATTGGTGGATTTTATTATCGTAACCCACATAACCGTGGCAACGTTTACTCAGTTGATGGCGGTGAAAACTTATTAGTAGGGGCTGTTAACGGCGATCAATCAACCTGTGCTCCAGTGCCAATCCCGAAAAATGCTGATGGTTCAGATGGCAACGTTTTAGACACTGCGGCATATCAAGCAATGGTTGCTGATGCTAATTGTTTCTCTATGAACCAAGTGCGTCCAGGTGGTTATACTCCGCAATTTGCTGGAACCATTGAGGATATGTCTTTCTTTGCTGGTATTGAAGGTGAGTTAGGTGAGTGGATGTATGATGCCAGTGCGGGCACAGGCTCAAACAAATCAAGCTTTAGCCTTTATAATTCATTAAACCCATCACTCGGTCTTGCTGTGAATCCTGAGGACACACAAACCGATTTTGATACTGGTGCTTATGAGCAAGTTGAAACAACGGTAAATCTCGATTTTTCACGTTACTTTACACTTGGCTCAATTGAAGATATTAGTTTTGCAACGGGTTTTGAGTGGCGAGAAGAGTCTTTTGAAATTACTCAAGGCGAAGAAGCATCTTGGATAGCAGGCCCTTATGCTGATCAAGGCTTCAATATTGGTTCTCATGGCTTTAAAGGGTTTGGACCAGGAGCTGCAGGTAAAAATGACCGTAGTAATATTGGTATTTACGCTGATGTTGAAGCGTATTTAACGGATGACTGGTTGTTAGGGGTTGCACTTCGTTACGAAGATTTCTCAACCTTTGGCGATACACTAAACTATAAAATTTCGACCCAGTACTCTTTCACAGATTACTGGTCAATGCGTGCATCGCACAGCACAGGCTTTAGAGCACCAACTGTTGGTCAAGAAAATGTCGTGAATACTCAGACATCTATTGTTAACGGTGATTTAATTCAAACCTTTATCGCGCCTCCAACCGATCCGTTAGCTGCATTTTATGGCGGTGAAGTATTAGAGCCTGAAGAGTCAATTAACTATGCCATTGGTACTGTATTTGAGTATGACGACTTCTTCTTAACTGTTGATTACTACAATATTGAGGTGACAGGTCGTATTGCTCAGTCAAGTCAAATTGCAGTAGAACCAGAAGATTATGATGATTTAAGAGATGCTGGTGTTGAGTTCCCAGAGCTCATCTCTGCGGTGACTTATTATACCAATGACTTTGATACCACGACGCAAGGTATCGATATTGTCGGCTCTTACGAAACTGAGTTAATGTCAGGTGATACGATGTTCAGCTTAGCGTATGGCTGGACTGACACGAGTGTTGATAAGTTCGATCCTGAGACGACTGATGAAGGTAAAGTTCGCCGCTTAGAAGATGGCATTCCGGCTCACCGTGCGACATTGACTTGGGGGCAAACCTGGGATGATATCAGTGTGTCATTGCGTGGTAATTACTTTGGTGAATACTACGCAACCCATGCGGATGATACCTCAGATTGGGGCCCTGAAACGGCAGACTCAGCTGTTACTGTTGACTTAGAAGTCAGTTACACCATGTTTGATCAATTAACGCTTTCTGTTGGAGCAAACAACTTGTTTGACCAAGAAGCGCAAGAGTTAAAAGATGGTACTCAAGGCGTGCTAGGTGCAGTGTATTATGAAAGTGGTCCATTTGATTACAATGGTGGCTTTTACTACGGTAAGTTAAGCTATATTTTCTAA
- a CDS encoding thioredoxin family protein yields the protein MLFTRETTMSLMLPILLGLLLAGIALLIFFKIKGKNIPGIVIVILGFMTICFTGVYAFLEKTEDYNAYKRLQWQPLNPAQIMPLVEQGYTVFVDVDADWCLPCRTNKANVTHREIVVNALEADNLILMKGNWSQPNKMIEDYVGKEGGIGTPFNKVYGPSHPQGILLPVELTINAVFQALEAAK from the coding sequence ATGCTTTTTACTCGAGAAACCACAATGTCATTAATGCTACCGATTTTACTTGGATTATTACTTGCCGGAATTGCTCTACTCATATTTTTTAAAATTAAAGGAAAAAACATTCCTGGTATCGTAATCGTAATATTGGGTTTTATGACAATCTGTTTTACTGGGGTTTATGCTTTTTTGGAAAAAACCGAAGACTACAATGCCTATAAGCGATTGCAGTGGCAACCCCTTAACCCCGCTCAAATTATGCCATTGGTTGAGCAAGGCTACACCGTATTTGTCGATGTCGATGCAGACTGGTGTCTTCCTTGCCGCACCAATAAGGCCAATGTGACCCATCGTGAAATCGTGGTAAACGCACTTGAGGCAGATAACCTTATTTTGATGAAAGGTAACTGGAGTCAACCTAATAAAATGATTGAGGATTACGTTGGTAAAGAAGGTGGAATAGGAACGCCTTTTAACAAAGTCTATGGACCATCACACCCTCAAGGTATCTTATTACCTGTAGAGTTAACCATAAACGCCGTGTTTCAGGCGTTAGAAGCAGCTAAATAA